A single region of the Lotus japonicus ecotype B-129 chromosome 4, LjGifu_v1.2 genome encodes:
- the LOC130711912 gene encoding probable calcium-binding protein CML17 has product MSKKQAVNLDEEQIAELREIFRSFDRNNDGSLTQLELSSLLRSLGLKPSAEQVEGFIQKADTNSNGLIEFSEFVAVVAPELLPARSPYTEEQLRQLFRVFDRDGNGFITAAELAHSMAKLGHALTAEELTGMIKEADADGDGMISFQEFAHAISSAAFDNSWA; this is encoded by the coding sequence ATGAGCAAGAAGCAAGCAGTGAATCTGGACGAGGAGCAGATCGCGGAGTTAAGAGAAATATTCCGATCATTCGACCGGAACAACGACGGCAGCCTGACGCAGCTGGAGCTGAGCTCGCTGCTGCGGTCGCTGGGGCTGAAACCTAGCGCGGAGCAGGTGGAAGGGTTCATCCAGAAGGCCGACACCAACAGCAACGGCCTGATTGAATTCTCCGAGTTTGTTGCGGTGGTGGCGCCGGAGCTTCTGCCGGCGAGGTCGCCGTACACGGAGGAGCAGCTGCGGCAGCTTTTCAGGGTGTTCGACCGCGACGGGAATGGGTTCATCACCGCGGCGGAGCTGGCTCACTCCATGGCCAAGCTCGGCCACGCTCTCACGGCGGAGGAGTTGACGGGGATGATCAAGGAGGCTGATGCGGATGGTGATGGTATGATCAGTTTCCAGGAGTTTGCTCACGCTATTTCTTCTGCGGCTTTTGATAATTCTTGGGCTTAG